The nucleotide sequence ACTTACTGGAGAGTAGCTAGTGGGAGCGGCTTAACTAGGAGCCTGCACGTCTGTCCACATTCTAGTGTTTCAAAGGAGTGTCTTTCTCCTTGAACACAGTGTTTACAGATAGAGCGGGTCTCGCTCTGAGCATGGGAACATGATGGCAATTAGGAGGCTTTCCTCCTCAGCGGCCTCTTGTGGCTTTCCACAACTTATTATCCCATATTTTTAAGGCCAGTTTATACAGGCACCCCACAAGCCCTTTTCCCAACATTCCCCCAGCACTCTGGGCCCCGCACAGCCGTGGGCAGCCGTggttctcactgcatcctctcaACGTGGAGCAGGCAATGTAGGCCCCGTGTCATAGATGAGGACACCTCATGGTTAGGGTGGTTTCTGTCTGCTAAATAGCAAGTTAGGATTACAGTCCAAGTCCTCTGGCTGAGGATCCCACCCACCTCCACGCTCCCTGTACCCCCGAGCACCAGCAATCCTCCAAAGCATGTCTTGCTCAGGGGCATTAGCCCCAAAGTCAGACCACCTGTGTGGGATCCCTGGCTGCCACGCCAGctcctgtgtgaccctgggcttCCGTTCCTGTGTCTAAAGTGGGCCAGGTGTTGGGTCCTGCCTCAAGGAATGCTGTGGGACTGCAGGGTCCTGTTGAGTTTGAAGCTCTGAACCCACACCCTACACTCGGTGAATGCCCTGGAGGGCCCCTGAGGTGGGGATCTcctcatctcagaggggtacaaATAGGTCAGAAGAGCCCAGGGCAGGAGGCTGTGGAGGGGCTGGTCCATCTCTCCCACACCCTGAGACTCACCCCATTTTGAGCCTCCCCACCCCATGCCACCTGCAGACAAGGTGAACCGGGATTCCGTGCGCTCCATCCAGAAGAGTATCTTCACCGTGTGCCTGGATGCACCCGTGCCCAGGGTCTCAGAAGACGTATACCGCAGCCACGTGGCAGGCCAGATGCTGCACGGGGGCGGCAGCAGGCTCAACAGCGGCAACCGCTGGTTCGACAAGACGCTGCAGGTGAGGCCCAGCAGGGCTTTGCCCACTCGTGTACACCTGAACAGGGCCTCCATGGCCTCGGGACTTCCTGCCCCTCCCCGGCCCTGCGTCCCCAGCCTCCTAGCTTGTAAAACAGGCAGGAAGCCAGCAGGCTGGACGCCACCATAATTACCAGGCAGCCAGCCTGTCATCACCAGTCCTGCCACTGGCCTGGAAACTGCTGCCACCCCCAGCACACCCCCTCAGCGCCTCACAGAGAACCTGGGATCCGGGGTCAGCCAGTGCAATCCTGGCACAACAATCCCTCTCtgcacctgtaaaatggggaggtGGTCAACCTCACTGGCAGAGTAGTTTGAAGGACTCGGTCAGGCACGCTGAGCGTGGGATGTGCTTAGCACACCAGGGCACCCAGTGAATGTCAGCTATTGTTAATAACAGTAGTAAGTCAGCATAGCCCATTGAGATGGCTTCAGAGAGGCCCTTGCCTCGACTAAAGAGTGGTTGGGTTGGGGCCACCCCCCAGGGCCCTGGGGCTGACCGGGGTCTCCCTTCCCTTCCGCAGTTCATCGTGGCAGAAGATGGCTCCTGTGGGCTCGTGTACGAGCACGCCGCAGCGGAGGGGCCCCCTATCGTCACCCTTCTGGACTATGTCATCGAGTACACGTGAGTACAGTCACATCTCTCGCCTAGTTCCCCAGCGCCTAGTGACAGGTGACACACAGGTGACAGACCAGCTTATAGGGGAATATCACTCTCCTTTGTGCCTGGGAATCTGTTTCTTCCAAGGAAGCCAGCCAGAtaaggtggcttatgcctgtaatcctgacactttgggaggctgaggcgggaggatcagttgaggtcaggagtttgacatcagcctggccaacatggtgaaatgccatttctactaaaaatagaaaaaaaaaaaaattacccaggtgtggcagcatatgcctgtaatcccagttactcaggaggctgaggcaagagaattgcttgaacccaggaggcagaggttgcattgagcggagactgtgccactgcactccaacctgggcgacagagtgagactccatctcaaaaggaaaaaaaaaaaaattagccaggcgtggtggcaggcacctgtaatctcagctactcaggaggctgaggcaggagaatcacttgaaccagggaggccaaggttgcagtgagctgagatcacaccactgcactccagcctgggcaacagagcaagacttcatcttttaaaaaaaaaaaagaaagctgaagtgAAGGTGGTTTTCAGAACAAACACATCTCCTTGGGCTGGCCCCCACCCTGGTCTCAGAATGGACCCAGGCTCTAGAGGCGCCAGCATGAGCCTGAGGCCCCATGTACTGTGCAGGAAGAAACCCGAGCTCGTGCGGTCTCCCATGGTGCCCCTGCCCATGCCCAAGAAGCTGCGGTTCAACATCACTCCCGAGATCAAGAGCGACATCGAGAAGGCCAAGCAGAACCTCAGCATGTAAGTGCCTGCCCCTGTCATCCCGTGCTGGGTGGGTAAGGCCAGACCCTTGAGCTTGAGTGGCTCCTGTGCCAGCTCTCTCATGATACCCAGACCCTCTGTGGGGTTGGCAGGGGCTGCCGGGGCCTGCCCCTCACCTGCCCTTCCCACACCCCCAGCATGATCCAGGACCTGGACATCACCATGATGGTGTTCCATCATTTTGGAAAGGACTTCCCCAAGTCGGAGAAGCTAAGCCCAGACGCCTTCATCCAGATGGCTTTGCAGCTGGCCTACTACAGGTGCACCTCTGCGGCCCGCccatggaggagggaggagacctgggggcaggggagggggtgtCCGCCTCCAAGGGGCGTGCTCAGCCCCATTTCCCACCAGGATCTACaggcaggcatgtgccacctacGAAAGTGCCTCCCTGCGCATGTTTCACCTGGGCCGCACCGACACCATCCGCTCGGCTTCCATGGATTCACTCGCCTTTGTCAAGGCCATGGATGACTCCAGCGTCACGGTGAGaggtctggggtgaggcagggtgaGCTGGGTCTAAGCCATCTCCCTCGTGCTCACTCAGTCAACACATTGATTGAGCACCTACAGGATTCCAGCCCCATGGTGGGCTCGGGGAATCTAACAGAAGCTGGAACCGTGAATCTAGCTCTGAGCTTCCTGGGGGCCAAAGAGAAAAAGGgagtcattcatttgttcattcatttattcattggcAGTAAAGCAACTGCGCTATGTCAGGCCCCAGCTGAGGACCAAGGAGTTGGCAGGTGCAATACTcgctcttttgttttttcttgttttttttttagagagagtcttgctctgtcccccaggctggagtgcggtggcatgatctcgactcactgcaacctccacctcctgggttcaagcaattctcctgcctcagcctcccaagtagctgggactacaggtgcctgccaccatgcccggctaatttttgtatttttagtagagacggggtttcagcatgttgaccaggctggtctcaaactcctgacctcaatggatccacctgcctcggcctcccaaagtgttgagattacaggcgtgagccaccgctctcgGCTCTAATAGTTTCTCTTAAAGAGCTCAGAATCTAGTGCTGGGTGAGGGATGGGCTACTGAGGtgggcaaagagaagagaagggacagTGCTTCAGCTCCCTCCGACCCTCACCACTCTAGGGGCACCAGAAGGTGGAGCTGCTGCGGAAGGCCGTGCAGGCCCACCGAGGCTATACCGACCGGGTGAGTGAGCCCGCTTATGCCTACTCACTTGTCCCTTAGTATCAGCCATCTGTCTGTCCCTCTGACTATCCATCCCTGCAGCCAATGGCAATGGCTGCCAACCCTTTGCTAGGACCACACCTCCCCCAACCTGGGGGCACCTGGAACCAGGCTGAATAGgccctactttttctttttttttttttttgagacggaatcttgctctgtcgcccaggctagagtgcagtggtgcgatctcggctcactgcaatccccgcctcccgggttcaagcgattctcctgcctcagcctcccaagtagctgggattacaggcacccgccaccatgcccagctaatttttgtatttttagtagagacagggattcaccatgttgacaggctagtctcaaactcctgacctcaggtgatccacccacctcaggctcccaaagtactgggattacaggcgtgagccactgcgcccagccaaatatctccattttaaagttggAGAGACCCAGCCTGGGCCCAGTAACTGCCCTGGTCCCAGGTTCCAGGGTTGGCCTGGGCCCTAGATTTTGGGTCACACTCTCTCCCTGATGCTAGGTATATGTGCTCCAGCAGACAGCGAGTTTCCTGCCCTCCAGCAGCTTGGGCTGCAGTCAGGGAGGTGGCTGTCTGGGTGCATGTCCAGGCTCTGTCTCTGAGCAGCTGTGTGTCCAGGCTCTGACCGTGCTACATGCACACATCCATTTAAAGCTTACTGCCACCCTGCCAGGGGAGTGCAGGACTCACCcctctttacagatgaagacactacGGTTGCAGAACCTAAGCAACCTACCAAGGCCCCGCAGCCAGGATGGGGCTAGGCCACCCAGTTCCAGGGCCCTGCTCCGCAACCCTGCACTGTCCTGCCTCCCTGGGCAAATCCCCGCCcccccgagcctcagtttccccatctgtgaaacaAAGGCTCTCTCTGGCCAGAATACTCTGGTCTCTTGGTTCTGAGTGGTCAGTGCCTGGGAAGGATGGCGCTGCCACAGGCTGAAGAGGGCAGGGATACCCCGCGGGTCCACAGCCCCTGCTCCTGACAGCTCTCCCACCCCAACAGGCCATCCGTGGAGAGGCCTTTGATCGACACCTCCTGGGCCTGAAGCTGCAGGCCATCGAGGACCTGGTGAGCATGCCTGACATCTTCATGGACACCTCCTATGCCATCGCCATGCACTTCCACCTCTCCACCAGCCAGGTGGGCCACTGCCCCAGGTGCCCCGGGGGCTGCAGGCAGAGAACCCACTGGCAGTTTGACATGGCCCACACAGGCCCCACTGGCCCAATGCCAACACAGCTGAGTTCCAGAGGAGGAACTAGGGACAGGGGCCTATCTGCAGCCCAGGCAGGCTGAGAAGGGGTCAGTGCTTCTCATGGGAGAATCAGCTTCCCTGACTCACTGGTCAGGTATAAAGGAACATTTGATTCGTGCCAGCCTGTACTGGTTGCTGGGATATGGCAGGGGACAGACCATGGTCTCTGCCCTCAAGGGGCCTGCAGTCTTGGCAGAAGCACAGGCAGCCTGGGAAGTGCTGGGGGCGTCAAAGTAGGGGAGCTTGAGAGCTTTCGTCCTGCCATCCCCAGGTCCCTTCCAAGACAGACTGCGTCATGTTCTTTGGGCCCGTGGTCCCCGATGGCTACGGTGTCTGCTATAACCCCATGGAGGCCCACATCAACTTCTCCCTGTCGGCCTACAACAGCTGCGCAGAGACCAACGCCGCCCGCCTGGCACATTACCTGGAGAAGGCGCTCCTGGACATGCGTGCCCTGCTGCAGAGCCACCCCCGGGCCAAGCTCTGAGCCCCTAGGACTCAGGCCTGCCAATGCCACAGCCAAGCCCACCCTGGGATGGGCCACCCACCAGGGCTCAGCCCATTGGTTCCCTCTTCCCTGGTCCCCCCAAATCTACTAAGTCACGGACCAcatcctccaggggcctgcaggcccCAGC is from Macaca mulatta isolate MMU2019108-1 chromosome 15, T2T-MMU8v2.0, whole genome shotgun sequence and encodes:
- the CRAT gene encoding carnitine O-acetyltransferase isoform X6, encoding MLPKQNFVDLQGQLRFAAKLIEGVLDFKVMIDNETLPVEYLGGKPLCMNQYYQILSSCRVPGPKQDTVSNFSKTKKPPTHITVVHNYQFFELDVYHSDGTPLTADQIFVQLEKIWNSSLQTNKEPVGILTSNHRNSWAKAYNTLIKDKVNRDSVRSIQKSIFTVCLDAPVPRVSEDVYRSHVAGQMLHGGGSRLNSGNRWFDKTLQFIVAEDGSCGLVYEHAAAEGPPIVTLLDYVIEYTKKPELVRSPMVPLPMPKKLRFNITPEIKSDIEKAKQNLSIMIQDLDITMMVFHHFGKDFPKSEKLSPDAFIQMALQLAYYRIYRQACATYESASLRMFHLGRTDTIRSASMDSLAFVKAMDDSSVTGHQKVELLRKAVQAHRGYTDRAIRGEAFDRHLLGLKLQAIEDLVSMPDIFMDTSYAIAMHFHLSTSQVPSKTDCVMFFGPVVPDGYGVCYNPMEAHINFSLSAYNSCAETNAARLAHYLEKALLDMRALLQSHPRAKL
- the CRAT gene encoding carnitine O-acetyltransferase isoform X1; the encoded protein is MEEDGQQREKVKPLGFLKPSSLIKASGRFKAHQDALPRLPVPPLQQSLDHYLKALQPIVSEEEWAHTKQLVDEFQASGGVGERLQKGLERRARKTENWLSEWWLKTAYLQYRQPVVICSSPGVMLPKQNFVDLQGQLRFAAKLIEGVLDFKVMIDNETLPVEYLGGKPLCMNQYYQILSSCRVPGPKQDTVSNFSKTKKPPTHITVVHNYQFFELDVYHSDGTPLTADQIFVQLEKIWNSSLQTNKEPVGILTSNHRNSWAKAYNTLIKDKVNRDSVRSIQKSIFTVCLDAPVPRVSEDVYRSHVAGQMLHGGGSRLNSGNRWFDKTLQFIVAEDGSCGLVYEHAAAEGPPIVTLLDYVIEYTKKPELVRSPMVPLPMPKKLRFNITPEIKSDIEKAKQNLSIMIQDLDITMMVFHHFGKDFPKSEKLSPDAFIQMALQLAYYRIYRQACATYESASLRMFHLGRTDTIRSASMDSLAFVKAMDDSSVTGHQKVELLRKAVQAHRGYTDRAIRGEAFDRHLLGLKLQAIEDLVSMPDIFMDTSYAIAMHFHLSTSQVPSKTDCVMFFGPVVPDGYGVCYNPMEAHINFSLSAYNSCAETNAARLAHYLEKALLDMRALLQSHPRAKL
- the CRAT gene encoding carnitine O-acetyltransferase isoform X2, with translation MQRRKERTFQVKPLGFLKPSSLIKASGRFKAHQDALPRLPVPPLQQSLDHYLKALQPIVSEEEWAHTKQLVDEFQASGGVGERLQKGLERRARKTENWLSEWWLKTAYLQYRQPVVICSSPGVMLPKQNFVDLQGQLRFAAKLIEGVLDFKVMIDNETLPVEYLGGKPLCMNQYYQILSSCRVPGPKQDTVSNFSKTKKPPTHITVVHNYQFFELDVYHSDGTPLTADQIFVQLEKIWNSSLQTNKEPVGILTSNHRNSWAKAYNTLIKDKVNRDSVRSIQKSIFTVCLDAPVPRVSEDVYRSHVAGQMLHGGGSRLNSGNRWFDKTLQFIVAEDGSCGLVYEHAAAEGPPIVTLLDYVIEYTKKPELVRSPMVPLPMPKKLRFNITPEIKSDIEKAKQNLSIMIQDLDITMMVFHHFGKDFPKSEKLSPDAFIQMALQLAYYRIYRQACATYESASLRMFHLGRTDTIRSASMDSLAFVKAMDDSSVTGHQKVELLRKAVQAHRGYTDRAIRGEAFDRHLLGLKLQAIEDLVSMPDIFMDTSYAIAMHFHLSTSQVPSKTDCVMFFGPVVPDGYGVCYNPMEAHINFSLSAYNSCAETNAARLAHYLEKALLDMRALLQSHPRAKL
- the CRAT gene encoding carnitine O-acetyltransferase isoform X3, which produces MEEDGQQREKVKPLGFLKPSSLIKASGRFKAHQDALPRLPVPPLQQSLDHYLKALQPIVSEEEWAHTKQLVDEFQASGGVGERLQKGLERRARKTENWLSEWWLKTAYLQYRQPVVICSSPGVMLPKQNFVDLQGQLRFAAKLIEGVLDFKVMIDNETLPVEYLGGKPLCMNQYYQILSSCRVPGPKQDTVSNFSKTKKPPTHITVVHNYQFFELDVYHSDGTPLTADQIFVQLEKIWNSSLQTNKEPVGILTSNHRNSWAKAYNTLIKDKVNRDSVRSIQKSIFTVCLDAPVPRVSEDVYRSHVAGQMLHGGGSRLNSGNRWFDKTLQFIVAEDGSCGLVYEHAAAEGPPIVTLLDYVIEYTKKPELVRSPMVPLPMPKKLRFNITPEIKSDIEKAKQNLSIMIQDLDITMMVFHHFGKDFPKSEKLSPDAFIQMALQLAYYRIYRQACATYESASLRMFHLGRTDTIRSASMDSLAFVKAMDDSSVTGHQKVELLRKAVQAHRGYTDRAIRGEAFDRHLLGLKLQAIEDLVPSKTDCVMFFGPVVPDGYGVCYNPMEAHINFSLSAYNSCAETNAARLAHYLEKALLDMRALLQSHPRAKL
- the CRAT gene encoding carnitine O-acetyltransferase isoform X4 encodes the protein MLAFAARTVVKPLGFLKPSSLIKASGRFKAHQDALPRLPVPPLQQSLDHYLKALQPIVSEEEWAHTKQLVDEFQASGGVGERLQKGLERRARKTENWLSEWWLKTAYLQYRQPVVICSSPGVMLPKQNFVDLQGQLRFAAKLIEGVLDFKVMIDNETLPVEYLGGKPLCMNQYYQILSSCRVPGPKQDTVSNFSKTKKPPTHITVVHNYQFFELDVYHSDGTPLTADQIFVQLEKIWNSSLQTNKEPVGILTSNHRNSWAKAYNTLIKDKVNRDSVRSIQKSIFTVCLDAPVPRVSEDVYRSHVAGQMLHGGGSRLNSGNRWFDKTLQFIVAEDGSCGLVYEHAAAEGPPIVTLLDYVIEYTKKPELVRSPMVPLPMPKKLRFNITPEIKSDIEKAKQNLSIMIQDLDITMMVFHHFGKDFPKSEKLSPDAFIQMALQLAYYRIYRQACATYESASLRMFHLGRTDTIRSASMDSLAFVKAMDDSSVTGHQKVELLRKAVQAHRGYTDRAIRGEAFDRHLLGLKLQAIEDLVPSKTDCVMFFGPVVPDGYGVCYNPMEAHINFSLSAYNSCAETNAARLAHYLEKALLDMRALLQSHPRAKL
- the CRAT gene encoding carnitine O-acetyltransferase isoform X5, translated to MLAFAARTVVKPLGFLKPSSLIKASGRFKAHQDALPRLPVPPLQQSLDHYLKALQPILSEWWLKTAYLQYRQPVVICSSPGVMLPKQNFVDLQGQLRFAAKLIEGVLDFKVMIDNETLPVEYLGGKPLCMNQYYQILSSCRVPGPKQDTVSNFSKTKKPPTHITVVHNYQFFELDVYHSDGTPLTADQIFVQLEKIWNSSLQTNKEPVGILTSNHRNSWAKAYNTLIKDKVNRDSVRSIQKSIFTVCLDAPVPRVSEDVYRSHVAGQMLHGGGSRLNSGNRWFDKTLQFIVAEDGSCGLVYEHAAAEGPPIVTLLDYVIEYTKKPELVRSPMVPLPMPKKLRFNITPEIKSDIEKAKQNLSIMIQDLDITMMVFHHFGKDFPKSEKLSPDAFIQMALQLAYYRIYRQACATYESASLRMFHLGRTDTIRSASMDSLAFVKAMDDSSVTGHQKVELLRKAVQAHRGYTDRAIRGEAFDRHLLGLKLQAIEDLVSMPDIFMDTSYAIAMHFHLSTSQVPSKTDCVMFFGPVVPDGYGVCYNPMEAHINFSLSAYNSCAETNAARLAHYLEKALLDMRALLQSHPRAKL
- the CRAT gene encoding carnitine O-acetyltransferase, with product MLAFAARTVVKPLGFLKPSSLIKASGRFKAHQDALPRLPVPPLQQSLDHYLKALQPIVSEEEWAHTKQLVDEFQASGGVGERLQKGLERRARKTENWLSEWWLKTAYLQYRQPVVICSSPGVMLPKQNFVDLQGQLRFAAKLIEGVLDFKVMIDNETLPVEYLGGKPLCMNQYYQILSSCRVPGPKQDTVSNFSKTKKPPTHITVVHNYQFFELDVYHSDGTPLTADQIFVQLEKIWNSSLQTNKEPVGILTSNHRNSWAKAYNTLIKDKVNRDSVRSIQKSIFTVCLDAPVPRVSEDVYRSHVAGQMLHGGGSRLNSGNRWFDKTLQFIVAEDGSCGLVYEHAAAEGPPIVTLLDYVIEYTKKPELVRSPMVPLPMPKKLRFNITPEIKSDIEKAKQNLSIMIQDLDITMMVFHHFGKDFPKSEKLSPDAFIQMALQLAYYRIYRQACATYESASLRMFHLGRTDTIRSASMDSLAFVKAMDDSSVTGHQKVELLRKAVQAHRGYTDRAIRGEAFDRHLLGLKLQAIEDLVSMPDIFMDTSYAIAMHFHLSTSQVPSKTDCVMFFGPVVPDGYGVCYNPMEAHINFSLSAYNSCAETNAARLAHYLEKALLDMRALLQSHPRAKL